A genomic segment from Nicotiana tabacum cultivar K326 chromosome 9, ASM71507v2, whole genome shotgun sequence encodes:
- the LOC107785503 gene encoding uncharacterized protein LOC107785503, producing the protein MVGFHVIRIARRFARCSAFGSFLKVGCRSYNTATRNRAGVLFPSNSLNALLACTSGTSHDPLSRCHFSRVLRHEQYCTTAGNEEKQTISVTFVDKDGEEKHIKVPVGMSMLEAAHENDIELEGACEGSLACSTCHVIVMDVDYYNKLEDPTDEENDMLDLAFGLTETSRLGCQVIAKPELDGLRLALPAATRNFAVDGYKPKPH; encoded by the exons ATGGTCGGCTTCCATGTCATCCGAATCGCCCGTCGCTTTGCTCGATGCTCT gcttttggatcaTTTTTGAAAGTAGGGTGTAGGAGTTACAACACAGCAACGAGGAATCGAGCTGGGGTTTTGTTTCCATCGAATTCCTTAAATG CACTGCTAGCTTGTACCTCAGGGACATCACATGATCCTCTGTCGAGATGTCATTTTTCGCGGGTCCTG AGGCATGAACAATATTGCACTACTGCAGGGAACGAGGAAAAGCAAAC AATATCGGTAACCTTTGTTGACAAGGATGGAGAAGAGAAGCATATCAAGGTCCCTGTTGGAATGTCTATGTTAGAAGCTGCACATGAAAATGACATCGAGCTCGAAG GAGCATGTGAAGGGTCACTTGCCTGTTCCACCTGTCATGTGATTGTTATG GATGTGGACTACTACAACAAGCTAGAAGATCCAACAGACGAAGAAAATGATATGTTGGATCTTGCTTTTGGCCTCACAGAGAC GTCTCGTCTAGGTTGTCAAGTAATTGCAAAACCTGAACTTGATGGACTTCGGTTAGCTCTTCCTGCAGCCACAAGAAACTTTGCTGTTGATGGCTATAAGCCGAAACCACATTAG
- the LOC107785504 gene encoding uncharacterized protein LOC107785504, with product MASLVRANVESEMVKAVAAAVLKGNWDNLLKPKIGSFVTSTTISQALLDISQYCFSRSWSFFKWAESVPNYKHSLQSSWTMIYILTKQKHFKTAQDMLQKVARKDFLSSPTVLNALVSSNQDKDVNSHLLSWLVIFYANSKLPHDAIQVFEHMRVCKLMLHTHACTTLLNSLVKDGLTDTLWKTYKKMQKMGVVPNIYIYNVLMHACCKSGDVEQAEDLLREMEFKATLPDLYTYNTLISLYCRKGMHYEALCVQDRMERAGVCPDIVTYNSLIYSYCREGRMREALRLFKEIKDATANLVTYTTLIDGYCRANSVTEALRLRDAMEAKGLYPGVVTYNSILRKLCEEGQMKDANILLNEMNEKKVVPDNVTCNTLINGYCKIGDMRSALKVKNKMLEAGLKPDRFTYNAMINGFCKAKDMDGAKEILFNMVSVGLSPSYYSYSWLVDVYCHQNNDIAVLSLIDEFIRRGYLVDLSFYRAIVRRLCKRGRIDSAEKVFHIMQTKGVLGDSLVYATLAYAYFKVGKLDAASYLLDEMYRRRLMITLKIYKSFNASYSDENSLLDMFWSNVVQRGLISRTVYNDIQQLKIQS from the coding sequence ATGGCCAGCCTGGTTCGTGCAAATGTTGAAAGTGAAATGGTCAAAGCTGTTGCTGCAGCTGTCCTCAAGGGAAACTGGGACAATCTTTTGAAGCCTAAAATCGGTTCATTTGTGACTTCCACCACTATTAGTCAAGCCCTTCTTGATATATCACAATATTGTTTCTCCCGTTCATGGTCATTCTTTAAGTGGGCTGAATCAGTTCCCAATTACAAGCATTCTTTGCAATCTTCTTGGACTATGATTTACATACTCACCAAACAAAAACACTTCAAAACTGCACAAGATATGCTTCAGAAGGTGGCACGTAAAGACTTTTTATCATCGCCGACAGTTCTGAATGCCCTTGTGTCCTCCAATCAGGACAAGGATGTGAACTCGCATCTTTTAAGTTGGTTGGTTATTTTCTATGCTAATTCAAAGCTACCTCATGATGCAATTCAAGTTTTTGAGCATATGAGGGTTTGTAAGCTTATGCTCCATACACATGCTTGTACTACCCTTCTGAATTCATTGGTGAAGGATGGGTTGACTGATACTTTATGGAAAACTTACAAAAAGATGCAAAAAATGGGGGTGGTTCCAAATATATATATCTACAACGTGCTTATGCATGCCTGTTGTAAGTCTGGTGATGTAGAGCAGGCTGAAGATTTGTTGAGAGAAATGGAGTTTAAAGCTACACTTCCTGACCTTTACACATATAACACATTGATATCATTGTACTGTAGGAAAGGCATGCATTATGAAGCTTTGTGCGTGCAGGATAGGATGGAAAGAGCAGGAGTATGTCCTGATATTGTAACCTATAATTCCTTAATTTACAGTTACTGTAGGGAAGGGAGGATGAGGGAGGCTTTGAGGCTTTTCAAGGAAATTAAagacgcaaccgctaacctggtTACTTACACTACATTGATAGATGGCTATTGCAGAGCCAACAGCGTTACTGAAGCTTTGAGATTGAGAGATGCAATGGAGGCAAAGGGTTTGTATCCAGGAGTTGTCACTTACAACTCAATTCTACGGAAATTGTGTGAAGAAGGTCAGATGAAGGATGCAAATATACTATTAAATGAGATGAACGAGAAGAAAGTTGTACCTGATAATGTGACATGCAACACTTTGATTAATGGTTACTGCAAGATCGGGGACATGAGATCTGCtctgaaagtgaaaaataagatGTTGGAAGCTGGTCTAAAACCTGACCGCTTCACTTACAATGCTATGATTAATGGATTTTGTAAGGCAAAGGATATGGATGGGGCCAAAGAAATTTTATTCAACATGGTTAGTGTTGGACTTTCTCCCAGTTATTACTCGTATTCCTGGCTTGTGGATGTTTACTGCCACCAGAATAATGATATAGCAGTTCTCTCATTGATAGATGAGTTTATAAGAAGAGGTTATCTTGTTGACTTATCCTTTTATAGGGCAATAGTAAGGAGGCTGTGCAAGAGAGGTAGAATTGATAGTGCTGAAAAGGTTTTCCACATTATGCAAACAAAGGGAGTGCTTGGAGATAGTCTAGTATATGCTACTCTTGCATATGCTTATTTTAAAGTAGGGAAGCTTGATGCTGCTTCATATTTGTTAGACGAGATGTACAGAAGAAGGCTAATGATAACTCTCAAAATCTACAAAAGTTTTAATGCTTCGTACTCTGATGAGAATAGCCTTTTGGATATGTTTTGGAGTAATGTGGTGCAAAGAGGTCTGATTTCAAGAACCGTTTACAATGACATCCAACAACTAAAGATACAGTCTTAG